One Dietzia sp. JS16-p6b genomic window carries:
- a CDS encoding substrate-binding domain-containing protein, protein MGRRSGLALGVALMCSGVACAVEEPEATAVVSLGVAAAPSLSEAFVDIIRIFEAENPGVRVHLELGRSDEIARGLSERTDLNVFASASEEAMESAVEQGAAVGPQIFARNHVVVAVPAGNPRDVREMADLARPELRVGLCAVDTPCGKATEKVLTAWSVQPVDAVRESGGSRALTARLADGEMDVGIVYRTDVASSNGWVAPVEVEGRERELMRSAGMTRYVLARVPGGEGGPDGEAERVAADRFRELVTSDRGRRALEGVGLEPLPE, encoded by the coding sequence GTGGGACGGCGTTCGGGGCTCGCGTTGGGCGTCGCCCTGATGTGTTCCGGCGTCGCCTGTGCGGTCGAGGAGCCTGAGGCCACCGCGGTCGTCTCGCTCGGGGTGGCGGCCGCCCCGTCGCTGTCCGAGGCGTTCGTCGACATCATCCGGATCTTCGAGGCGGAGAACCCGGGTGTTCGGGTCCATCTCGAACTCGGGCGGTCGGACGAGATCGCCCGGGGGTTGTCCGAACGCACGGACCTCAACGTCTTCGCCTCCGCGAGCGAGGAGGCGATGGAGTCGGCAGTAGAGCAGGGCGCGGCGGTGGGGCCGCAGATCTTCGCCCGCAACCACGTGGTCGTGGCGGTCCCGGCCGGGAACCCCCGCGACGTCCGAGAGATGGCCGACCTGGCCCGTCCGGAGTTGAGGGTGGGCCTGTGCGCGGTGGACACCCCGTGCGGGAAGGCGACCGAGAAGGTGCTCACGGCCTGGTCGGTGCAACCCGTGGACGCCGTGAGGGAATCGGGTGGGTCCCGCGCTCTCACCGCCAGGCTCGCGGACGGTGAGATGGACGTGGGAATCGTCTACCGCACGGACGTGGCGAGTTCGAACGGGTGGGTGGCGCCCGTCGAGGTGGAGGGCCGCGAACGCGAGCTGATGAGGTCAGCGGGCATGACCCGGTACGTCCTCGCCCGCGTACCCGGTGGGGAGGGCGGCCCGGACGGCGAAGCTGAGCGGGTCGCTGCCGACCGGTTCCGCGAATTGGTCACCTCTGATCGCGGCCGCAGAGCGCTCGAGGGGGTCGGGCTGGAACCGCTGCCGGAGTGA
- a CDS encoding MoaD/ThiS family protein, with product MSTTSRMITVGYYAAAEDAAGTARERLLTEATTIGELAREVCERHGEPLASIVTVSSFLIGEETTRDPHASIDGVSVVDVLPPFAGG from the coding sequence GTGAGCACGACATCCAGAATGATCACCGTGGGGTACTACGCGGCGGCCGAGGACGCGGCCGGCACCGCGCGCGAGCGCCTCCTCACGGAGGCGACCACCATCGGCGAACTGGCCCGGGAGGTCTGCGAGCGGCACGGTGAGCCGCTCGCCAGCATCGTCACGGTCTCGTCGTTCCTCATCGGCGAGGAGACCACCCGCGATCCCCACGCGTCGATCGACGGGGTCTCCGTGGTCGACGTCCTGCCCCCGTTCGCCGGAGGGTGA
- a CDS encoding globin domain-containing protein, translated as MTTSLTSLETILAHPRELSPHHVPIIRDTLPVIGAHIDEITPVFYRTMFGNHPELLRDTFNRGNQKLGAQQRALAASIATFATLLVDGKSPVDMLARIGHKHASLGITADQYQVVHDNLFDAIVQVLGEAITPEIAAAWDEVYWIMAGVLVDFENALYAEARVEPGDVFRTAVVLAREDVTDSVTVVTLGGPDGGDLPDFRPGQYTSVGVVLPDGARQLRQYSLSAAPGSGTWRIGVRRVDAVSGGAGPCPAGEVSGWLHAHARVGTTLQVTLPFGDLVLDAAGTGSGPDAAPVVLCSAGIGITPMLGMIAHLSATDDPRRVLILHADRSPDQHVLAEEVAGESSLLADAEVHTWYEHGADAASGPGTVHPGLMDPASVGLPADAHVFLCGSTGFLQSMRPRFLEAGVPEHRIHAELFAPNDWLV; from the coding sequence ATGACCACGTCGCTCACCTCACTCGAGACGATCCTCGCCCATCCGCGGGAGCTCTCGCCGCACCACGTCCCGATCATCCGCGACACGCTCCCGGTCATCGGGGCGCACATCGACGAGATCACCCCGGTGTTCTACCGCACGATGTTCGGCAACCACCCCGAGCTCCTGCGCGACACCTTCAACCGCGGCAACCAGAAGCTGGGCGCCCAGCAGCGCGCGCTCGCCGCCTCCATCGCCACCTTCGCGACGCTGCTGGTGGACGGGAAGAGCCCCGTCGACATGCTGGCCCGGATCGGCCACAAGCACGCGAGCCTCGGGATCACCGCCGACCAGTACCAGGTGGTCCACGACAACCTCTTCGACGCGATCGTCCAGGTGCTGGGCGAGGCGATCACCCCGGAGATCGCGGCCGCGTGGGACGAGGTGTACTGGATCATGGCGGGCGTCCTCGTAGACTTCGAGAACGCCCTCTACGCCGAGGCCCGGGTCGAGCCGGGAGACGTTTTCCGGACCGCCGTCGTCCTGGCCCGGGAGGACGTCACCGATTCCGTCACCGTGGTGACCCTCGGCGGTCCCGACGGTGGCGACCTGCCAGACTTCCGACCCGGCCAGTACACCTCCGTCGGAGTGGTGCTGCCCGACGGCGCGCGTCAGTTGCGTCAGTACTCGCTGTCGGCGGCGCCGGGGTCGGGCACGTGGCGGATCGGCGTCCGCCGGGTCGACGCGGTCTCCGGTGGCGCGGGTCCGTGCCCCGCCGGTGAGGTCTCCGGGTGGCTGCACGCCCACGCCAGGGTCGGCACCACGCTCCAGGTCACGCTGCCGTTCGGTGACCTGGTCCTGGACGCCGCGGGAACCGGGTCGGGCCCGGACGCGGCACCGGTCGTCCTGTGCTCGGCCGGGATCGGCATCACCCCGATGCTCGGCATGATCGCTCACCTGTCGGCGACCGACGATCCCCGGCGCGTGCTGATCCTGCACGCGGACCGCTCGCCCGACCAGCACGTTCTGGCCGAGGAGGTCGCCGGCGAGTCCTCACTGCTCGCCGATGCCGAGGTGCACACCTGGTACGAGCACGGCGCGGACGCGGCCTCCGGACCCGGGACGGTCCACCCGGGCCTCATGGACCCGGCCTCCGTCGGACTCCCGGCGGACGCACACGTCTTCCTGTGTGGCTCCACCGGCTTCCTCCAGTCGATGCGCCCGAGGTTCCTCGAGGCCGGGGTGCCCGAACACCGGATTCACGCCGAGCTCTTCGCCCCCAACGACTGGCTGGTCTAG
- the moaA gene encoding GTP 3',8-cyclase MoaA, which translates to MTTQDPPNTSVLIDTFGRTARDLRVSLTEKCSLRCTYCMPEEGLPPIPDAARMTGDEVVRLVALAHHELGVREVRFTGGEPLMRQDLEQIIAGTRAACPDLPIALTSNGVGLEHRVGALVDAGLDRINISLDTVNRLEFAELTRRDRLPSVLRGVRAAVEAGLDPVKVNAVPMRATLPGAPDLLEWALTEGVQLRFIEEMPLDADNTWSRVEMVTAQELLEVLGARFDLVPAGREDPSAPAELWQVVGRSVAGSPAHVGVIATVTRNFCAACDRTRLTAEGTVRSCLFSDDETDVLGVLRSGAQDAEIARVWRGAMWGKQAGHGIGGTAFHRPRRSMGAIGG; encoded by the coding sequence GTGACAACGCAGGACCCCCCGAACACCTCGGTGCTCATCGACACCTTCGGTCGCACCGCGCGAGACCTGCGCGTGTCGCTGACGGAGAAATGCTCGCTGCGGTGCACGTACTGCATGCCGGAGGAGGGGTTGCCCCCGATCCCCGACGCCGCACGGATGACGGGCGACGAGGTGGTCCGGCTGGTCGCGCTCGCGCACCACGAACTCGGGGTACGCGAGGTGCGCTTCACCGGCGGGGAACCGCTGATGCGCCAGGACCTCGAGCAGATCATCGCCGGGACCAGGGCGGCGTGCCCGGACCTGCCGATCGCCCTGACCAGTAACGGTGTCGGACTCGAGCACCGGGTGGGCGCGCTGGTCGACGCCGGGCTCGACCGGATCAACATCTCGCTGGACACGGTCAACCGCCTGGAGTTCGCGGAGCTCACCCGCCGCGATCGACTGCCGTCGGTCCTGCGCGGGGTGCGGGCCGCGGTCGAGGCGGGACTCGACCCGGTCAAGGTCAACGCGGTGCCGATGCGGGCGACCCTGCCCGGGGCTCCGGACCTGCTGGAATGGGCTCTGACCGAGGGCGTGCAGCTGCGGTTCATCGAGGAGATGCCGCTCGACGCCGACAACACCTGGTCCCGGGTGGAGATGGTCACCGCGCAGGAGCTGCTCGAGGTGCTGGGCGCGCGATTCGACCTCGTCCCCGCCGGCCGCGAGGACCCGTCCGCACCGGCCGAGTTGTGGCAGGTGGTCGGACGTTCGGTGGCGGGGTCTCCGGCACACGTCGGGGTGATCGCCACCGTCACCCGGAATTTCTGCGCGGCCTGCGACCGGACGAGGTTGACCGCGGAGGGCACAGTGAGATCCTGTCTGTTCAGCGACGACGAGACCGACGTCCTGGGCGTCCTGCGTTCCGGCGCGCAGGACGCGGAGATCGCCCGGGTCTGGCGCGGGGCGATGTGGGGCAAGCAGGCCGGGCACGGCATCGGCGGGACGGCGTTCCACCGGCCGCGCAGGTCGATGGGCGCCATAGGTGGATGA
- a CDS encoding cobyric acid synthase has product MAASLLVAGTTSDAGKSVVVTALCRAFARRGIRVAPFKAQNMSNNSMVVRGPAGFGEIGRAQWIQALAARAEPEVAMNPVLLKPGGDRRSHVVVMGRPAGTVSSRDFVDGRVHLATAAHAAYDDLADRADLVLCEGAGSPAEINLRAGDYVNMGLARHADMPVVVVGDIDRGGVFAAMYGTVALLDAADQRLVAGFVVNKFRGDPSLLAPGLDHLEALTGRRVHGVLPWSPDVWLDSEDALDIGGRRADAGRALRVAVIRLPRISNFTDVDALGLEPDVDVEFVTDPRTVRGADLVVLPGTRATIDDLAWLRSRGLDRAVIDHAHAGGSVFGICGGFQMLGRLVRDPEGVEGPEGAEVDGLGLLDVETEFGPEKVLRLPTGEALGHAAAGYEIHHGRIGLGADPEFLGGARRDGVAGTMWHGSLESDGFRQAYLAEVAARVGRVREPSGVDFAAARERRLDLLGDLAVEHLDLDALLELAREGAPEMPSLPPGSER; this is encoded by the coding sequence ATGGCAGCCTCCCTCCTCGTCGCCGGCACCACGTCGGATGCCGGCAAGAGCGTGGTGGTGACGGCGCTGTGCCGGGCGTTCGCCCGGCGGGGCATCAGGGTCGCGCCGTTCAAGGCGCAGAACATGTCCAACAACTCGATGGTCGTCCGGGGTCCGGCGGGCTTCGGGGAGATCGGCCGCGCGCAGTGGATCCAGGCCCTCGCGGCACGCGCCGAGCCCGAGGTGGCGATGAACCCGGTGCTGCTCAAGCCGGGCGGCGACCGGCGCAGCCACGTGGTGGTGATGGGCCGCCCCGCCGGGACGGTCTCGTCCAGGGACTTCGTCGACGGTCGCGTGCATCTGGCCACCGCCGCCCATGCCGCATACGACGACCTGGCCGACCGGGCCGACCTGGTGCTGTGCGAGGGCGCGGGCAGTCCTGCCGAGATCAACCTCCGTGCCGGTGACTACGTCAACATGGGCCTGGCCCGTCACGCCGACATGCCGGTGGTCGTGGTGGGCGACATCGACCGCGGCGGGGTCTTCGCCGCGATGTACGGCACGGTGGCACTACTGGATGCCGCCGACCAGCGGCTCGTCGCAGGCTTCGTCGTCAACAAGTTCCGCGGTGACCCCTCGCTCCTCGCACCGGGGCTGGACCACCTCGAGGCGCTCACCGGACGGCGGGTCCACGGAGTGCTGCCCTGGAGCCCCGACGTGTGGCTCGACTCCGAGGACGCGCTGGACATCGGCGGTCGCCGCGCCGACGCCGGCCGGGCGTTGCGGGTCGCCGTGATCCGGCTGCCCCGGATCAGCAACTTCACCGATGTCGACGCGCTGGGGCTGGAGCCGGACGTCGACGTGGAGTTCGTCACCGACCCCCGGACCGTCCGGGGCGCGGACCTGGTGGTCCTGCCCGGCACGCGCGCGACGATTGACGACCTGGCCTGGCTCCGCTCCCGCGGTCTGGACCGCGCGGTGATCGACCACGCCCACGCCGGGGGGTCGGTGTTCGGCATCTGCGGTGGCTTCCAGATGCTCGGCCGACTCGTCCGGGACCCGGAGGGGGTGGAGGGTCCCGAGGGCGCGGAGGTCGACGGGCTCGGGCTGCTGGACGTGGAGACGGAGTTCGGGCCGGAGAAGGTCCTGCGTCTGCCCACCGGGGAGGCGCTCGGTCACGCGGCGGCCGGGTACGAGATCCACCACGGGCGGATCGGCCTCGGCGCGGACCCCGAGTTCCTCGGGGGCGCGAGGCGCGACGGTGTGGCGGGCACCATGTGGCACGGGAGCCTCGAGTCCGACGGGTTCCGTCAGGCCTACCTCGCGGAGGTGGCGGCCCGCGTCGGCCGGGTCCGCGAACCCTCCGGGGTGGACTTCGCCGCCGCACGCGAGAGGCGACTGGACCTGCTGGGTGATCTGGCGGTGGAGCACCTCGACCTGGACGCCCTGCTGGAGCTGGCCCGCGAGGGCGCGCCGGAGATGCCGTCCCTGCCGCCGGGGTCGGAGCGGTGA
- a CDS encoding uracil-xanthine permease family protein: MERLSWPRTIGIGAQHVVSMFGATFVFPIIMGLNPQLAILFSGVCTLLFLAIVKGQVPSYLGTSVAFVGAVAAIRAQGGTSAEVTGAMLVAGATLAVVGIIVHVVGGRVVTAILPPVVTGAVVMLLGFNLAPVVAETYWPQDQWVALTVMIALILMTVGLKGFAGRIAIFLALIFGYVLSWVLDLVTGPITSFNATAGEVTEHLRVDWSGVWDAPWLGLPPMTDEAAGVVGIHAPDFSLAFVLLIVPGIIALIAENAGHVKAIGEITRTETDGLMGRALAADGAGTVLATSFGGSATTTYAENIGVMAATKVYSTAAYVVAALTAILLGCSPKLGAVISATPGGVLGGITVVLYGMIGLLGAKIWKENRVDFGNPLNLVPVAAGVVIAVGDTTLVVTDDFQLGGIALGTLVVVLGYHLARVIAPQLRAQAERDEIHELTLLGPNPEVEVPER; this comes from the coding sequence ATGGAACGGTTGAGCTGGCCCCGGACCATCGGCATCGGCGCCCAGCACGTGGTGTCGATGTTCGGCGCGACGTTCGTCTTCCCCATCATCATGGGGCTCAACCCACAGCTCGCCATCCTCTTCTCCGGCGTCTGTACGCTGCTGTTCCTGGCGATCGTCAAGGGGCAGGTCCCCAGCTACCTGGGCACCTCGGTCGCGTTCGTCGGGGCGGTCGCGGCGATCCGCGCGCAGGGTGGCACGAGCGCGGAGGTCACCGGCGCGATGCTGGTGGCGGGTGCGACGCTCGCCGTCGTCGGCATCATCGTGCACGTGGTGGGCGGGCGCGTGGTCACCGCGATCCTCCCGCCGGTCGTCACCGGGGCCGTGGTGATGCTGCTGGGCTTCAACCTGGCGCCCGTCGTGGCCGAGACCTACTGGCCGCAGGACCAGTGGGTGGCACTGACGGTGATGATCGCCCTGATCCTCATGACCGTGGGACTGAAGGGCTTCGCCGGCCGGATCGCGATCTTCCTCGCGCTGATCTTCGGCTACGTCCTGTCGTGGGTCCTCGACCTGGTGACCGGGCCCATCACCTCGTTCAACGCCACCGCCGGTGAGGTGACGGAGCACCTGCGGGTGGACTGGTCGGGAGTGTGGGACGCGCCGTGGCTCGGGCTGCCGCCCATGACCGACGAGGCCGCGGGCGTGGTGGGAATCCACGCCCCGGACTTCTCGCTCGCGTTCGTGCTGCTCATCGTCCCCGGGATCATCGCCCTGATCGCCGAGAACGCCGGTCACGTCAAGGCGATCGGCGAGATCACGCGCACCGAGACCGACGGCCTGATGGGCCGGGCCCTGGCCGCCGACGGTGCGGGCACCGTCCTGGCCACCTCGTTCGGTGGATCGGCGACGACGACGTATGCCGAGAACATCGGGGTGATGGCCGCGACCAAGGTCTACTCCACCGCCGCATATGTGGTGGCCGCCCTGACCGCCATCCTCCTGGGGTGTTCGCCGAAGCTGGGTGCGGTGATCTCGGCGACGCCCGGCGGGGTGCTGGGCGGGATCACGGTGGTCCTGTACGGCATGATCGGCCTGCTCGGTGCCAAGATCTGGAAGGAGAACCGGGTCGACTTCGGCAACCCGCTCAACCTGGTCCCGGTCGCGGCGGGCGTGGTGATCGCCGTCGGCGACACGACCCTGGTCGTGACGGACGACTTCCAGCTCGGCGGGATCGCGCTCGGCACCCTCGTGGTGGTGCTGGGCTACCACCTCGCCCGGGTGATCGCCCCGCAGTTGAGAGCGCAGGCCGAGCGCGACGAGATCCACGAGCTCACCCTCCTCGGGCCGAACCCGGAGGTGGAGGTGCCGGAGAGGTAG
- a CDS encoding Rrf2 family transcriptional regulator, translating into MQLSRFSDLALRALMRLAAADGRGDRMTAGGIAESVNASTSHVAKTVSRLVELGLVESRRGRGGGLAITEAGRQASVGRLLRELEGPGEVVQCEGPAPCPLAGNCSLRRALAEAREAFFAALDPLTVSGIVHTPTRQVLLSLGPAP; encoded by the coding sequence GTGCAGTTGTCCAGGTTCTCCGATCTCGCGCTCCGCGCCCTCATGCGTCTCGCCGCGGCCGACGGGCGCGGGGACCGGATGACCGCCGGGGGCATCGCCGAGTCGGTGAACGCGTCGACGAGCCACGTGGCCAAGACCGTCTCCCGGCTCGTGGAGCTCGGCCTCGTCGAGTCCCGGCGAGGCCGGGGCGGTGGTCTCGCGATCACCGAGGCCGGTCGTCAGGCGTCCGTCGGGCGGCTGCTGCGTGAACTCGAGGGCCCCGGCGAGGTGGTGCAGTGCGAGGGCCCGGCGCCCTGCCCGCTAGCCGGCAACTGCAGCCTCCGCCGAGCCCTGGCCGAGGCCCGCGAGGCGTTCTTCGCCGCCCTCGATCCACTCACCGTCTCGGGCATCGTCCACACCCCGACCAGGCAGGTCCTGCTCAGCCTGGGACCCGCCCCCTGA
- the glp gene encoding gephyrin-like molybdotransferase Glp → MASHPDRPTRPESRPSPDGYRELLRTHLASVLQRASQSTRLPLVACADSVLARDLLASTDLPLFVNSQMDGYAVRSSDVAGAGPDSPVRLRVVGSIHAGQGPGPEIHDDEACAVMTGAPLPGGADCVVPVEDTSADPADPAAFEAGRPETVLVHAPRVAGEFVRRPGDDVRAGDLVIPAGTRLEARHLAAAASLGESGLDVRPRPRVGVVATGSELVAPGRPLEPGQIWESNSLTLGAALRACGCEVTATVISSDERDDFTAALDVATGDADLVVTVGAVSMGDAEVVRQVLADREGARFAPVAMQPGGPQGLSSWRDTPVVCLPGNPVSALVSFVVLLRPIVLEAVGRVPVQTSRALLSRDVTSPAGKAQYLRAALLPGSAGSMSGPPTAEPVSGPGSHLVASMARADVLIEIPADVTSLAAGDEVVTIPL, encoded by the coding sequence ATGGCCTCCCACCCCGACCGCCCGACCCGCCCCGAGTCCCGCCCGTCCCCCGACGGGTACCGAGAGCTCCTGCGCACGCATCTCGCGTCGGTGCTGCAGCGGGCCTCCCAGAGCACCCGGTTGCCCCTCGTGGCGTGCGCGGACTCGGTGCTCGCCCGGGACCTGCTCGCGTCGACCGACCTCCCCCTGTTCGTGAACTCGCAGATGGACGGCTACGCGGTGCGCTCGTCGGATGTCGCCGGGGCCGGTCCGGACTCGCCGGTGCGGCTCCGGGTGGTGGGGTCGATCCACGCCGGCCAGGGGCCGGGACCGGAGATCCACGACGACGAGGCCTGCGCGGTGATGACCGGAGCCCCCCTGCCCGGTGGAGCGGACTGCGTCGTCCCCGTGGAGGACACGTCTGCCGACCCGGCCGACCCGGCCGCCTTCGAGGCGGGCCGGCCCGAGACCGTCCTGGTCCATGCTCCGCGGGTCGCCGGGGAGTTCGTGCGGCGGCCGGGGGACGACGTCCGCGCCGGTGACCTCGTGATCCCCGCCGGGACCCGGCTCGAGGCCCGGCACCTCGCGGCGGCGGCCTCGCTCGGGGAGTCCGGACTCGACGTGCGGCCGCGCCCGCGGGTCGGCGTGGTGGCCACGGGCTCCGAACTCGTCGCACCGGGCAGGCCCCTGGAGCCGGGACAGATCTGGGAGTCCAACTCGCTCACACTCGGCGCGGCGCTGCGAGCCTGCGGGTGCGAGGTCACCGCGACGGTCATCAGCAGTGACGAGCGGGACGACTTCACCGCGGCGCTGGACGTCGCCACCGGGGACGCCGACCTCGTGGTGACCGTCGGGGCGGTGTCCATGGGGGACGCCGAGGTGGTGCGTCAGGTCCTGGCGGACCGCGAGGGGGCCCGCTTCGCCCCTGTCGCCATGCAGCCCGGGGGCCCGCAGGGCCTCTCGTCGTGGCGGGACACGCCGGTGGTGTGCCTGCCGGGCAATCCGGTGAGCGCGCTCGTGTCGTTCGTGGTACTCCTGCGTCCGATTGTCCTCGAGGCCGTGGGTCGCGTGCCCGTGCAGACCAGCCGGGCCCTGCTGTCGCGCGACGTGACCTCTCCCGCCGGTAAGGCGCAGTACCTGCGAGCGGCGCTCCTGCCCGGTTCCGCCGGCAGCATGTCAGGGCCGCCCACCGCCGAACCGGTCTCGGGCCCGGGTTCGCACCTGGTCGCCTCGATGGCGCGGGCCGACGTGCTGATCGAGATCCCCGCCGACGTGACCTCACTGGCGGCGGGGGACGAGGTCGTCACCATCCCCTTGTAA